The Colias croceus chromosome 18, ilColCroc2.1 genome has a window encoding:
- the LOC123699670 gene encoding mitochondrial amidoxime-reducing component 1-like, with product MSYKGSYTTAAIASVGVIGGAYAAYHIYNKLQKPKLPEEWRQVGTLKNLYIYPIKSCGAVVINSVECTLLGLRSGWLRDRVLMIVDSKYNFVTARVYPDLLHVEPTVNNSVLTMKHHEMGTLSVNLAEVTALQSPKTATVWSAPVPVYDCGDEAAEWFSKLLDKPPATMRLVYYASQNCRSSKFHNKLYKFGKNDTGAFTDEVSYHLINEASVDELNTRLTDCVASHKHFRPNFVLDGAQPYDEDNWKFVKIGENIFEVIKPCTRCIMTTIDPETGLRHSRAEPVETLKTYRQIEDPVLRKSEKNSPRLGLQMALRSPPGGRISLNDPIYVA from the exons atgtcttATAAAG GTTCCTACACAACAGCTGCGATTGCTTCTGTCGGAGTAATCGGCGGTGCCTACGCAGCTTACCATATCTACAATAAGTTACAGAAACCAAAGTTGCCGGAGGAATGGAGACAAGTCGGTACTTTGAAAAACCTATACATCTATCCGATCAAGTCTTGTGGTGCAGTCGTTATAAATTCAGTAGAATGCACTTTACTAGGATTGAGAAGTGGATGGCTGCGGGACAG AGTCCTTATGATAGTGGacagcaaatataattttgtgacTGCAAGAGTTTACCCTGATTTGCTTCATGTAGAACCTACAGTTAACAACTCTGTCCTTACTATGAAGCATCATGAAATGGGAACTTTGTCAGTGAATTTGGCTGAG GTGACTGCTTTACAATCTCCTAAAACCGCAACTGTGTGGTCTGCACCAGTGCCCGTTTATGATTGTGGAGATGAAGCTGCCGAATGGTTTTCAAA ACTATTGGATAAGCCTCCTGCAACCATGAGACTGGTATATTATGCATCGCAAAACTGCCGAAGTAGTAAATTTCACAACAAACTGTACAAATTCGGCAAAAATGATACG GGAGCCTTTACTGATGAGGTTTCGTACCATTTAATTAACGAAGCTTCTGTTGACGAATTAAATACAAGGTTGACCGACTGTGTAGCGTCCCATAAACACTTTAGACCAAACTTCGTGTTAGACGGCGCCCAACCTTATGATGAGGACAATTGGAAGTTTGTGAAGATAGGTGAAAACATTTTCGAAGTCATTAAACCATGCACCAG ATGCATAATGACCACAATCGACCCAGAAACAGGATTGCGTCACTCAAGAGCTGAGCCAGTGGAAACATTAAAGac CTATCGTCAGATAGAAGACCCGGTGCTTCGGAAGAGTGAGAAAAACTCTCCCCGCTTGGGATTACAGATGGCCCTGCGTTCCCCACCAGGCGGCCGTATTTCATTGAACGATCCCATTTACGTcgcataa
- the LOC123699669 gene encoding DNA polymerase alpha subunit B isoform X1, giving the protein MATEELVTEQFQFLGIEVQKDVLRKCVSLCEEYNVDPETFIEQWMAFSLTNLNGAAPSIDNLNLLETREFSKNNASKIHVLANETARSSTGASLPIYSAAASAQSENEVLSNYMTTTPKRIKVEKEQVSIQQNEICPATYSPTVGSSVKYTSRTNQGSVVHSYGQDSLLQKIDRSNDLNLTDLNITQVGNDDGELYSKAMFGFEFLHEKASTFDNHIRYISQCIMKKNGLSETTSVTQKTQTEVFVAGRIECDADARLNAKSVLLQGTWENSLSNYVTVDMDNLKQYSLFPGQVVVMRGINPRGDKFIAHEVFHDGARPMPDRKADLMNILKDTLSLVIAAGPYTTSNSMGYEPLKDLITYINTHRPQVVIMTGPFLDAEHANVKDNSMAETYKSFFEKLIDSLGEICVSSPHTKIYIGSSLKDAFHVNIYPTPPYSVRKKHPNIHFIPDPCTLNINGVMVGVTGTDVLMHISQEEISLGTGGDKLARLASHILTQQSFYPLWPPPASHPVDASLWAAHAQLPCTPHVLVLPSNFRYFVKEVNGCVVVNPEHLTKGTGGGTFARMIISDDNDLSKSIAVQILRI; this is encoded by the exons ATGGCTACCGAAGAATTGGTGACTGAGCAATTTCAGTTTTTAGGTATAGAAGTGCAAAAAGATGTTTTACGGAAAT GCGTAAGTTTATGTGAAGAGTACAACGTAGACCCTGAAACTTTTATAGAACAATGGATGGCATTTAGTTTAACCAATTTAAACGGAGCTGCGCCCAGTATTGATAACTTAAATTTACTTGAAACCAGAGAATTCTCTAAGAACAACGCAAGTAAAATTCATGTTCTTGCCAACGAAACCGCAAGATCAAGTACCGGCGCAAGTTTACCTATCTACAGCGCAGCCGCTTCAGCGCA ATCAGAGAATGAAGTACTCTCGAATTACATGACAACAACACCAAag AGGATAAAAGTTGAAAAGGAACAAGTCTCAATACaacaaaatgaaatatgtCCAGCAACATATTCTCCAACAGT GGGTAGTTCGGTTAAATATACGTCGAGAACCAATCAAGGGTCCGTTGTACACTCATATGGACAGGACTCACTCTTGCAAAAGATAGATAGGTCTAATGATTTGAATTTAACGGACCTTAACATTACGCAAGTTGGTAATGACGATGGAGAGTTGTATAGCAAAGCTAT GTTTGGATTTGAGTTTCTCCATGAAAAAGCAAGTACGTTTGATAATCATATAAGATATATCTCACAATGTATTATGAAGAAAAATGGATTGTCAGAAACAACTTCAGTCACACAAAAGACACAG aCAGAGGTGTTTGTAGCAGGAAGAATTGAATGTGACGCCGACGCTAGACTTAACGCTaaaagtgttttattacaaGGCACTTGGGAGAACTCACTCAGTAACTATGTTACAGTTGACATGGATAA CCTAAAGCAGTATTCCTTATTCCCTGGTCAAGTGGTTGTCATGCGTGGGATAAACCCACGTGGTGATAAGTTTATTGCGCACGAAGTGTTTCACGATGGCGCCAGGCCTATGCCTGATCGGAAAGCAGATctcatgaatatattaaaag ataCATTATCACTAGTAATTGCAGCTGGTCCATACACAACATCAAATAGTATGGGTTATGAGCCGTTAAAAGATCtaataacatacataaacacacacaGACCACAAGTTGTTATAATGACAGGACCGTTCTTGGATGCAGAACATGCTAATGTGAAAGATAATTCAATGGCTGAAActtataaatcatttttcGAGAAATTGATTGATAGTTTAGGTGAAATTTGTGTATCGag CcctcatacaaaaatatatataggaTCAAGTTTAAAGGACGCATTTCATGTCAACATCTATCCAACGCCACCATATTCAGTGCGGAAGAAACATccaaacatacattttataccAGATCCGTGTACCTTAAATATAAATGGTGTGATGGTTGGAGTTACTGGTACTGATGTGCTTATGCATATTAGTCAGGAGGAAATATCTTT AGGTACAGGTGGGGATAAGTTAGCGCGGCTAGCGAGCCACATACTAACGCAGCAGTCTTTCTACCCGCTATGGCCGCCGCCCGCATCGCACCCGGTAGATGCGTCTCTATGGGCGGCCCACGCTCAACTACCCTGCACACCACATGTTCTCGTATTACCCTccaattttagatattttgttAAG GAAGTAAACGGCTGCGTGGTTGTGAATCCTGAGCATTTGACGAAGGGAACAGGAGGAGGCACGTTTGCACGAATGATAATTTCCGATGACAATGACCTTTCTAAAAGTATCGCTGTCCAAATTCTtaggatttaa
- the LOC123699669 gene encoding DNA polymerase alpha subunit B isoform X2, which translates to MFLPTKPQDQVPAQVYLSTAQPLQRKNEVLSNYMTTTPKRIKVEKEQVSIQQNEICPATYSPTVGSSVKYTSRTNQGSVVHSYGQDSLLQKIDRSNDLNLTDLNITQVGNDDGELYSKAMFGFEFLHEKASTFDNHIRYISQCIMKKNGLSETTSVTQKTQTEVFVAGRIECDADARLNAKSVLLQGTWENSLSNYVTVDMDNLKQYSLFPGQVVVMRGINPRGDKFIAHEVFHDGARPMPDRKADLMNILKDTLSLVIAAGPYTTSNSMGYEPLKDLITYINTHRPQVVIMTGPFLDAEHANVKDNSMAETYKSFFEKLIDSLGEICVSSPHTKIYIGSSLKDAFHVNIYPTPPYSVRKKHPNIHFIPDPCTLNINGVMVGVTGTDVLMHISQEEISLGTGGDKLARLASHILTQQSFYPLWPPPASHPVDASLWAAHAQLPCTPHVLVLPSNFRYFVKEVNGCVVVNPEHLTKGTGGGTFARMIISDDNDLSKSIAVQILRI; encoded by the exons ATGTTCTTGCCAACGAAACCGCAAGATCAAGTACCGGCGCAAGTTTACCTATCTACAGCGCAGCCGCTTCAGCGCA AGAATGAAGTACTCTCGAATTACATGACAACAACACCAAag AGGATAAAAGTTGAAAAGGAACAAGTCTCAATACaacaaaatgaaatatgtCCAGCAACATATTCTCCAACAGT GGGTAGTTCGGTTAAATATACGTCGAGAACCAATCAAGGGTCCGTTGTACACTCATATGGACAGGACTCACTCTTGCAAAAGATAGATAGGTCTAATGATTTGAATTTAACGGACCTTAACATTACGCAAGTTGGTAATGACGATGGAGAGTTGTATAGCAAAGCTAT GTTTGGATTTGAGTTTCTCCATGAAAAAGCAAGTACGTTTGATAATCATATAAGATATATCTCACAATGTATTATGAAGAAAAATGGATTGTCAGAAACAACTTCAGTCACACAAAAGACACAG aCAGAGGTGTTTGTAGCAGGAAGAATTGAATGTGACGCCGACGCTAGACTTAACGCTaaaagtgttttattacaaGGCACTTGGGAGAACTCACTCAGTAACTATGTTACAGTTGACATGGATAA CCTAAAGCAGTATTCCTTATTCCCTGGTCAAGTGGTTGTCATGCGTGGGATAAACCCACGTGGTGATAAGTTTATTGCGCACGAAGTGTTTCACGATGGCGCCAGGCCTATGCCTGATCGGAAAGCAGATctcatgaatatattaaaag ataCATTATCACTAGTAATTGCAGCTGGTCCATACACAACATCAAATAGTATGGGTTATGAGCCGTTAAAAGATCtaataacatacataaacacacacaGACCACAAGTTGTTATAATGACAGGACCGTTCTTGGATGCAGAACATGCTAATGTGAAAGATAATTCAATGGCTGAAActtataaatcatttttcGAGAAATTGATTGATAGTTTAGGTGAAATTTGTGTATCGag CcctcatacaaaaatatatataggaTCAAGTTTAAAGGACGCATTTCATGTCAACATCTATCCAACGCCACCATATTCAGTGCGGAAGAAACATccaaacatacattttataccAGATCCGTGTACCTTAAATATAAATGGTGTGATGGTTGGAGTTACTGGTACTGATGTGCTTATGCATATTAGTCAGGAGGAAATATCTTT AGGTACAGGTGGGGATAAGTTAGCGCGGCTAGCGAGCCACATACTAACGCAGCAGTCTTTCTACCCGCTATGGCCGCCGCCCGCATCGCACCCGGTAGATGCGTCTCTATGGGCGGCCCACGCTCAACTACCCTGCACACCACATGTTCTCGTATTACCCTccaattttagatattttgttAAG GAAGTAAACGGCTGCGTGGTTGTGAATCCTGAGCATTTGACGAAGGGAACAGGAGGAGGCACGTTTGCACGAATGATAATTTCCGATGACAATGACCTTTCTAAAAGTATCGCTGTCCAAATTCTtaggatttaa